A genomic window from Bdellovibrio sp. SKB1291214 includes:
- a CDS encoding NUDIX domain-containing protein, translated as MARPAFRDDKEYYESLPGKRISTGVLLFYKNQALLVQPSYSGGWILPGGTVEAEESPMEGLIREVRENLGIVITPTHVLAIDYIPNKDVKGEYLSFLFGAIDLSEQQVQNISISLKDIKDYKFVDMDIAYSMLVPAISRRVQSALKAVTENYVMVYLEDGRIPPRDLPL; from the coding sequence ATGGCCCGACCCGCCTTTAGAGACGACAAAGAATATTATGAATCACTCCCCGGCAAACGCATCAGCACAGGTGTATTGTTGTTTTATAAAAACCAAGCGCTGCTTGTTCAGCCAAGTTATTCTGGCGGCTGGATTCTGCCGGGTGGCACGGTGGAAGCCGAAGAATCTCCGATGGAGGGACTTATCCGCGAAGTGAGAGAAAATCTGGGAATCGTCATCACCCCGACCCACGTCTTGGCCATTGATTACATTCCGAACAAAGATGTCAAAGGTGAATACTTAAGCTTTCTCTTTGGCGCGATCGACCTTAGCGAACAGCAAGTGCAAAATATTTCGATTTCACTGAAAGATATCAAAGACTATAAATTCGTCGACATGGATATCGCTTATTCAATGCTAGTCCCGGCCATTTCCCGTCGCGTGCAAAGCGCATTGAAAGCCGTCACCGAAAATTACGTAATGGTCTACCTCGAAGACGGCAGAATCCCTCCCAGAGACCTTCCCCTTTAG
- a CDS encoding tRNA-uridine aminocarboxypropyltransferase has protein sequence MIPKLNLKTRLCLVVHAKELKRTTNTGRLAIQALLNSEMRIRGADQNAVDLSDLLTPQYRTVMFYPSDDAKELTPEFVAQDPRPIQLIVPDGNWRQASKVHYRHRELKDVPRVMIKTPNQSPVHMRAENTAEGMATLQAIAEAIGVIEGDAPKESLMKLYRAKLEGTLQGRGIKLENLMPSDHNKAQQRLDR, from the coding sequence TTGATCCCAAAATTGAATCTAAAAACACGCTTGTGCTTGGTGGTTCATGCCAAAGAATTAAAACGCACCACCAACACCGGCAGACTGGCGATACAAGCCCTGCTGAACAGCGAAATGCGTATCCGTGGAGCCGATCAGAACGCAGTGGACTTAAGCGACTTACTGACACCCCAATATCGCACCGTCATGTTTTACCCCTCAGATGACGCCAAGGAATTGACGCCAGAGTTCGTCGCCCAAGATCCACGCCCGATTCAATTAATTGTCCCAGACGGAAATTGGCGCCAAGCCAGCAAAGTTCATTATCGCCATCGTGAACTGAAAGACGTTCCGCGAGTGATGATCAAAACTCCAAATCAGTCCCCTGTGCACATGCGTGCAGAAAATACGGCCGAAGGCATGGCAACTTTGCAGGCCATTGCCGAGGCAATCGGCGTCATTGAAGGTGACGCCCCCAAAGAATCCTTAATGAAATTATATCGCGCAAAACTCGAAGGCACACTTCAAGGTCGCGGTATCAAGCTTGAAAACCTCATGCCTTCAGACCATAATAAGGCACAGCAGAGGCTTGACCGTTAA
- a CDS encoding TetR/AcrR family transcriptional regulator, with the protein MGLREEKKKQTRKAISDMATVLFIERGYDSVTTAEIAERAKVSVPTLFNYFPNKESLVFDDDAEQEAQLVDAVMNRKKGQSVYEALLEAGLEHLDSIKDEQRKNFKSFMNLIESTPALNLYSKQMWMRHEKALADAIRKESKQKLNPIEAGAIARFVLDAYHRSLGASNPKAALKSLFKILSYRYR; encoded by the coding sequence ATGGGATTGAGAGAAGAAAAAAAGAAACAAACTCGGAAAGCTATTTCAGATATGGCGACAGTCCTTTTTATAGAGCGGGGTTATGACAGTGTTACGACTGCAGAAATCGCAGAGCGTGCCAAAGTTTCGGTGCCCACTCTTTTTAATTATTTTCCGAATAAAGAGTCCCTGGTTTTCGATGACGATGCTGAACAGGAAGCACAACTCGTGGATGCGGTCATGAATAGGAAAAAAGGACAGAGTGTTTATGAGGCGCTTTTGGAAGCAGGACTTGAACATCTGGATTCCATCAAAGATGAGCAAAGAAAAAATTTTAAATCGTTTATGAATCTAATTGAAAGCACGCCGGCACTAAATTTGTACTCGAAGCAGATGTGGATGCGACATGAAAAGGCTTTGGCGGATGCCATTCGCAAAGAGTCCAAACAGAAACTGAATCCCATTGAAGCTGGCGCCATCGCGAGATTTGTATTAGACGCTTACCATCGGTCCTTAGGGGCGAGCAATCCCAAGGCAGCACTGAAATCCCTTTTCAAAATTTTGTCCTACAGGTACAGGTAA
- a CDS encoding amylovoran biosynthesis protein AmsF encodes MKRRQVLQSAASSLVTVLSVSTVSRYAEASEPHASKALVPSNVSASASQGEVASVEELRKTRPTSSGITIKLRSWHKGLDVGGGEFVGSLASGKDDGGVVFAGSGFAWRRVVDDFNSLNIFDFGAIADGKTDAAAAIMAMYQWSKSNNPAIGVQFPAGTFYVSACDFGTQEQSLFRLSGAMVNFGYFPATTLVSNGASKFLFQVNARRTEIANLVFNGRASSTPNQQGFFNNTCIGGQFFRGACLRFTQVGGVSLSLVDTIDCKIDQWYASGCLGDVIKATWSGREAGSWDHSTAIELSNFNAQNCRGGKVLNLPRCTQSLIYNGWIEHSDYPGDISNGQWIIDALSLEDCKNPLIAHYSRMNARQINLQSGSSIDNSQQGDSWLSIWEIGSSRIESFGAAIDGSLKYGHLTSRFRLSNNVNQATWFELGNFYSPSVGDSWEIEVFGQAQYTSGTNSEPLMNLIGGRNTAGRAIINLQRKTDNAEASWSAEGSAPVVEVRLEPRSATDTRVFVKLASWTPSVVVLLKSNGKDRFLAGQCTRVDAVMAVGTPANNSEVAPQRFSLHNGKAGIGGNEQGDLLVATRLLNTSQVDTSKPKGYVSVVINGQASAVPYYGLKA; translated from the coding sequence ATGAAAAGAAGACAAGTCTTGCAGTCCGCAGCCTCCTCTTTGGTAACCGTTCTGTCAGTCAGTACTGTTTCTAGATATGCCGAAGCAAGTGAACCACACGCTTCGAAAGCTCTTGTTCCTTCCAATGTGTCGGCAAGTGCCTCTCAGGGAGAAGTAGCCTCTGTAGAAGAGTTGCGTAAAACACGCCCTACATCTTCTGGTATTACGATTAAATTAAGAAGCTGGCACAAGGGGCTGGATGTGGGTGGTGGTGAGTTTGTCGGTTCCTTGGCAAGTGGGAAAGATGATGGGGGAGTGGTCTTTGCTGGCAGTGGTTTTGCATGGCGTCGTGTGGTGGATGATTTTAATAGTCTGAATATTTTTGATTTTGGTGCAATCGCCGATGGGAAAACCGATGCGGCGGCTGCAATCATGGCGATGTATCAATGGTCAAAAAGCAACAATCCGGCAATTGGCGTTCAGTTTCCTGCGGGTACTTTCTATGTGTCTGCTTGTGACTTTGGAACGCAAGAGCAGTCGTTGTTTCGGTTGTCGGGAGCGATGGTAAATTTCGGCTATTTCCCAGCGACAACACTGGTATCGAATGGTGCTTCCAAATTCTTGTTTCAGGTCAACGCACGCAGGACCGAGATTGCCAATTTAGTCTTTAACGGCAGAGCCAGCAGCACGCCCAATCAACAAGGTTTTTTTAATAATACTTGTATCGGGGGGCAATTTTTCCGAGGCGCCTGTTTGCGCTTTACCCAAGTCGGAGGGGTTTCTTTAAGTCTTGTTGATACGATAGATTGTAAAATCGATCAATGGTACGCCAGCGGCTGCCTGGGAGATGTGATTAAAGCCACTTGGTCAGGACGAGAAGCGGGAAGTTGGGATCACAGCACTGCGATTGAGCTATCCAACTTCAATGCTCAAAACTGCAGAGGCGGAAAAGTTCTAAACTTGCCTCGTTGTACTCAATCGCTCATTTATAACGGGTGGATTGAGCACTCAGATTATCCGGGGGATATCTCCAACGGCCAATGGATTATCGATGCCTTAAGTCTTGAAGATTGTAAGAATCCGTTGATCGCGCACTACTCGCGAATGAATGCGCGTCAGATTAATTTGCAATCCGGCAGTTCGATCGACAATTCCCAGCAGGGTGATAGCTGGCTTAGTATTTGGGAGATAGGTTCCTCTAGGATTGAGTCCTTTGGTGCGGCCATTGATGGCAGTCTAAAATACGGCCACCTTACTTCGCGTTTTAGATTGAGTAACAATGTCAATCAAGCGACGTGGTTTGAGTTAGGTAATTTCTATTCACCTTCCGTCGGGGACAGTTGGGAAATCGAAGTTTTTGGTCAAGCGCAGTATACCAGCGGAACCAACAGTGAACCATTGATGAATCTGATCGGTGGAAGAAACACTGCCGGGCGCGCAATCATTAATTTACAACGCAAAACCGATAATGCGGAAGCAAGTTGGTCCGCAGAAGGAAGTGCTCCCGTAGTGGAAGTTCGACTTGAACCCCGGTCTGCCACAGATACCAGAGTCTTCGTTAAGCTCGCGAGCTGGACACCATCGGTTGTCGTGTTATTGAAAAGCAACGGGAAGGATCGTTTTCTGGCGGGTCAATGCACACGTGTCGACGCCGTCATGGCAGTGGGGACTCCCGCGAATAACAGTGAAGTGGCTCCTCAGCGCTTTAGCTTGCACAATGGGAAAGCCGGAATTGGTGGTAATGAGCAGGGTGATTTGTTGGTTGCAACGCGGCTTCTGAATACTTCACAGGTCGACACGAGCAAACCCAAAGGGTATGTGTCTGTCGTGATTAACGGTCAAGCCTCTGCTGTGCCTTATTATGGTCTGAAGGCATGA
- a CDS encoding outer membrane beta-barrel protein encodes MMKKMWLVLALFLGFSGAAHAGVMIEPYLGYEMGSHTDVNPTAKTELVNMGARLAWTAPALLWLGVDYNLGVSGKYKPDGQTNSDAKRNTLYAVAGIDFPILLRGWIGYGLSSEIKTDSPSDTSFKGKPVKVGVAFTGLPFLSLNFEYIMENLDKSTSGGVDNNSPGKMDSYMLSVSLPLHF; translated from the coding sequence ATGATGAAAAAAATGTGGCTCGTTTTAGCTTTATTCTTGGGATTTTCGGGTGCCGCACATGCTGGTGTGATGATCGAACCTTATTTGGGTTACGAAATGGGCAGTCACACGGATGTAAATCCAACTGCAAAAACTGAACTTGTAAATATGGGTGCGCGTCTTGCTTGGACAGCTCCAGCTTTGTTGTGGTTGGGTGTTGATTATAATTTGGGTGTTAGCGGAAAATATAAACCAGATGGCCAAACAAATTCAGATGCGAAACGTAACACTCTGTACGCTGTCGCAGGTATTGATTTTCCAATTTTGCTAAGAGGTTGGATTGGTTACGGTCTTTCCAGCGAAATTAAAACGGACAGTCCTTCTGACACGTCTTTCAAAGGCAAACCAGTCAAAGTAGGTGTGGCTTTCACAGGTCTTCCATTCCTATCACTAAATTTTGAATACATCATGGAGAACTTGGATAAGAGCACATCTGGTGGCGTTGATAACAACAGCCCAGGCAAAATGGACTCTTACATGTTGTCAGTGTCTTTGCCTCTTCACTTCTAA
- the hutH gene encoding histidine ammonia-lyase: protein MQLTGENITIENLYKAAHTPSMKVELADSARAAMKKSRDYIEGRISGGEVMYGVNTGFGAFSSVRISDSEIEQLQRNLIRSHSMGIGAPFTKTETRAMMILRANALAKGHSGIRPTVVDKILEFLNNDIIPVVPSQGSVGASGDLAPLSHLALTIIGEGEAWGPDHKPVHVKELLEKKKITALELKAKEGLSMINGCQVMTSIGLLSLWEARRLLWMADLAGAMTVEGMRGSRKPFDPLIQASRPHSGEGKTGRNLIKIMGEMSEIGEAHLHEYQDHRVQDAYSLRCMPAVHGAAKDGIRYAVKVLETEANSSTDNPLVFADANKVLSCGNFHGMPVAHAMDFAGIVISSQASISECRISKLISTQMSDLPPFLTPNGGLNSGHMIVQVAAASLVSENKVLAHPASVDSIPTSAEKEDHVSMGTIAARKFAQILRNAEHVVAMELLSGAQALDLIAPLKPAAAVKAVHDHIRKTVPFAKEDRIFHKDVEAIKAMMVSGELMNVVENTVGELEW, encoded by the coding sequence ATGCAACTTACAGGTGAAAATATCACGATTGAAAATCTCTATAAAGCGGCCCACACACCTTCCATGAAAGTGGAACTGGCTGATTCAGCTCGTGCTGCCATGAAAAAGTCTCGTGACTATATCGAAGGCCGTATTTCTGGTGGCGAAGTCATGTACGGTGTGAACACAGGCTTTGGTGCTTTTTCGTCTGTTCGTATCTCTGATTCCGAAATTGAACAATTGCAAAGAAACCTGATCCGTTCGCACTCCATGGGAATCGGTGCTCCTTTCACAAAAACGGAAACACGCGCGATGATGATCTTGCGTGCGAATGCTTTAGCGAAAGGTCACAGCGGCATTCGCCCGACGGTGGTTGATAAAATTTTGGAATTTCTAAATAACGACATCATCCCTGTGGTTCCTTCTCAAGGTTCCGTGGGGGCATCGGGGGACTTGGCTCCGCTGTCGCATTTGGCACTGACAATCATCGGTGAAGGCGAAGCATGGGGACCTGATCACAAGCCCGTTCACGTTAAAGAGCTTTTGGAAAAGAAAAAAATCACCGCACTTGAATTGAAAGCCAAAGAAGGTCTTTCAATGATCAACGGTTGCCAGGTGATGACATCTATCGGACTTCTTTCATTGTGGGAGGCGCGTCGTCTGCTTTGGATGGCAGATCTTGCGGGTGCAATGACAGTTGAAGGGATGAGAGGTTCCAGAAAACCTTTTGATCCATTGATTCAAGCCAGCCGCCCTCACTCGGGTGAAGGTAAAACAGGTCGCAACTTGATTAAAATCATGGGCGAGATGAGTGAAATCGGTGAGGCGCATTTGCATGAATACCAAGATCACCGTGTTCAAGATGCTTACTCACTTCGCTGTATGCCGGCAGTTCATGGTGCCGCGAAAGATGGTATTCGCTACGCTGTGAAAGTTCTGGAAACTGAAGCGAACTCTTCGACGGACAATCCGTTGGTATTTGCTGATGCGAATAAAGTTCTTTCCTGCGGTAACTTCCACGGTATGCCAGTGGCGCACGCGATGGATTTTGCGGGTATCGTGATTTCCTCTCAAGCAAGTATTTCTGAGTGCCGCATTTCTAAATTAATTTCGACACAAATGAGTGACCTTCCTCCGTTCTTGACACCCAATGGCGGTTTGAATTCTGGGCACATGATCGTGCAAGTGGCGGCGGCGTCTTTAGTCAGCGAAAACAAAGTTTTGGCTCATCCAGCATCTGTGGATTCAATTCCAACTTCGGCTGAAAAAGAAGACCACGTTTCCATGGGAACCATTGCAGCAAGAAAATTTGCACAAATCCTAAGAAACGCAGAACATGTGGTTGCGATGGAACTTCTATCTGGTGCCCAAGCCCTTGATTTGATTGCGCCCCTGAAGCCAGCTGCGGCCGTCAAAGCTGTGCATGATCACATTAGAAAAACAGTTCCGTTCGCAAAAGAGGATCGCATCTTCCACAAAGACGTCGAAGCAATCAAAGCAATGATGGTCTCTGGTGAATTAATGAACGTCGTCGAAAATACAGTCGGCGAACTAGAGTGGTAA
- a CDS encoding ATP-binding protein — MKGMEKKTYRKISEKITLTLAVWLFIITALATFFSYLHITSIVTSLVMENLDKYIEVRSDRESQVFRLATKNQQILAHRLEWHLKNGLDRVDERFNKIFRKYPDGATREKDEIDNKLHPSYFLPNFQKIDKATKERSIIMYDFLDRECFLSTATFSDCWVADAWGSLGTLLEEEVGYSAKIPGDFKNMDQIWMQNIIPENNPNLEQKWTKTYYDPAWQVWMITLATPIVVDGKFTGAIGNDIFVGQMLDRIMKFKLSGTKNLVINSEGYMVAHPKLQDQIKQSDALLKVSDLKDKDPLMEKIFLTAKKELPFEKDDHDGHVFDLGSKDLIAIGKVKGPNWYLVTLYPKSLIQTAAFNSSRYILFFGCISLILELFLMMRLLKEKLARPLKSLVTTVQQVSAGDLGAKVTMRTRDEFEILGDAFNEMTYNLGISRAESHDAMNKAIEAARVKSDFVANISHEMKTPLNGILGMTHFLNDTNLTDEQRKYANLITESGNSLLAIVNQVLDVSKIDAKKMELAEVEFSLNKLLEDVYTLNHFVAKQKGIPIDMESSVTEEERPFVGDPDRLKQILNNLISNALKFSDMGSVLITVNEVGRSENTRRIRFVVKDQGIGISEEAQSRLFQPFTQADMSMSRQYGGAGLGLYIVKSFVTLMNGTVGVKSIPGEGSEFWFEINLGFGAAPQSIAPPVVIPTTPKVTLPILVVEDNFVNQVLTEALLKKLEYTSKVVNDGQEAVNIFEEGKFCLILMDCQMPIMDGFEATRQIRKKESQDFRIPIIALTANTENDNRQVCLDAGMDDMLSKLVKVAIFKEKLEYWLTQSQKKL; from the coding sequence ATGAAAGGGATGGAAAAAAAGACTTACAGAAAGATTTCTGAAAAAATAACGCTTACTTTGGCGGTTTGGCTTTTCATTATAACCGCCCTAGCCACTTTTTTCAGTTATCTGCATATCACGTCTATCGTCACTAGTTTGGTCATGGAAAATCTGGATAAGTACATCGAGGTTCGCAGTGATCGTGAAAGCCAGGTTTTCAGACTTGCCACTAAAAATCAGCAAATTTTGGCTCATCGTTTAGAGTGGCATTTAAAAAACGGATTAGACCGCGTTGACGAAAGATTTAATAAAATATTTAGGAAATATCCTGACGGGGCTACTCGAGAAAAAGACGAGATAGATAACAAGCTTCATCCCAGTTACTTCTTACCCAACTTTCAAAAAATCGATAAAGCCACCAAGGAACGATCCATCATCATGTATGACTTTTTGGATCGCGAATGCTTTTTGAGTACTGCTACATTCTCAGATTGCTGGGTGGCCGACGCTTGGGGATCTCTTGGCACATTATTGGAGGAAGAAGTAGGATACTCAGCGAAAATCCCTGGGGATTTTAAAAATATGGATCAAATCTGGATGCAAAATATTATTCCAGAGAACAATCCCAACCTTGAACAGAAATGGACCAAAACATATTACGATCCCGCTTGGCAAGTTTGGATGATCACTCTGGCGACTCCCATTGTCGTTGACGGTAAATTCACGGGAGCCATTGGTAATGATATTTTCGTTGGCCAGATGCTCGATCGAATTATGAAGTTCAAACTCAGCGGAACCAAAAACCTGGTGATCAATTCCGAGGGCTATATGGTCGCCCACCCTAAACTTCAGGATCAGATCAAACAATCCGACGCGCTTTTAAAGGTATCAGATCTTAAAGACAAAGATCCATTAATGGAAAAAATCTTTCTAACGGCTAAAAAAGAACTCCCCTTTGAAAAAGATGACCATGACGGGCATGTTTTTGACCTTGGATCAAAAGATCTGATCGCCATCGGTAAAGTCAAAGGACCTAATTGGTACCTAGTGACGCTTTATCCAAAATCATTAATTCAAACAGCAGCATTCAATTCCAGTCGCTATATTTTATTTTTTGGTTGTATCAGTTTGATTTTAGAACTTTTCCTCATGATGCGACTTCTAAAAGAAAAACTAGCAAGACCTTTGAAAAGCTTGGTTACCACCGTCCAGCAAGTCAGTGCTGGCGACCTCGGTGCTAAGGTCACTATGCGAACCCGCGACGAATTTGAAATTTTGGGCGATGCATTTAATGAAATGACTTACAATCTGGGAATCTCACGGGCAGAAAGCCACGATGCCATGAACAAAGCTATCGAAGCCGCGCGAGTCAAATCTGATTTCGTGGCCAACATCAGCCACGAAATGAAAACTCCGCTAAATGGGATCTTAGGGATGACCCATTTCTTAAATGATACAAACTTGACAGACGAACAGCGCAAATACGCGAACTTAATTACCGAATCTGGGAATAGTCTGCTGGCCATTGTTAATCAAGTCTTGGACGTTTCAAAAATTGACGCGAAGAAAATGGAACTTGCCGAGGTTGAGTTCAGTCTGAATAAACTTTTAGAAGACGTGTATACATTGAATCACTTTGTGGCCAAACAAAAAGGCATTCCCATCGACATGGAAAGCTCTGTTACCGAGGAGGAACGTCCCTTCGTTGGTGACCCAGATCGTTTAAAACAAATATTAAATAATCTGATTAGTAATGCCTTAAAATTCTCTGACATGGGTTCGGTGCTAATCACTGTCAATGAAGTCGGTCGTTCCGAAAACACCCGCCGCATACGCTTTGTGGTTAAAGACCAAGGTATCGGAATATCCGAAGAAGCTCAGTCACGACTGTTCCAACCGTTCACTCAAGCCGACATGTCAATGTCCCGACAATATGGCGGCGCCGGTTTGGGGCTTTACATCGTAAAATCCTTTGTGACTCTGATGAATGGTACCGTCGGAGTAAAAAGTATTCCTGGCGAGGGCTCGGAATTTTGGTTTGAAATTAATTTGGGATTTGGAGCTGCACCACAGTCAATAGCTCCGCCAGTGGTTATCCCTACTACACCGAAAGTGACTCTGCCGATTCTGGTCGTAGAAGATAACTTTGTTAACCAGGTATTAACAGAAGCTCTATTAAAAAAACTTGAATATACGAGTAAAGTTGTCAACGACGGACAGGAAGCGGTGAATATTTTTGAAGAGGGAAAATTCTGTCTGATTTTAATGGATTGCCAGATGCCTATAATGGATGGATTTGAGGCAACTCGACAAATTCGTAAAAAGGAATCTCAGGACTTCAGAATTCCTATCATTGCGCTCACGGCAAATACCGAAAACGACAATCGTCAGGTGTGTTTGGATGCTGGGATGGACGATATGCTAAGTAAGCTAGTGAAGGTAGCTATCTTTAAAGAAAAGCTAGAATACTGGCTTACTCAGTCACAAAAAAAACTATAA
- a CDS encoding FAD-dependent oxidoreductase, producing the protein MQQSNQTSITIIGAGLGGLTLARVLYIHGIKSVVYEEEASPNARSQGGMLDIHEHNGQIALKDAGLYEKFLELIMQGGQATRVLGKDGKVLVDEPDDGTGGRPEVKRGELRRILLESLPAGTVVWNHKITSVTSLGEGKHQVNFANGKTITTDLLIGADGAWSKVRPLLCKEKPSYSGTTFIETYLHEADKNYRTSAKAVGEGSLFSTAPGKGILAHREHGGTLHTYIALSKPLEWFATIDFDKSEQALSRIAEEFKGWAPELTALITCGETKPIARPLHTLPVDVKWERIPGVTLLGDAAHLMIPSGEGANLAMLDGAELGKAIVAHPGNIEAALAAYEKELFPRSTAEARESLRMHEILFGENAPETLVDFFTSVKS; encoded by the coding sequence ATGCAGCAAAGCAATCAAACTTCCATAACTATCATTGGCGCCGGTCTAGGTGGTCTGACATTAGCCCGCGTTTTGTATATTCACGGAATCAAATCCGTGGTCTATGAAGAGGAAGCCTCCCCGAATGCACGCTCACAGGGCGGAATGCTGGACATTCACGAACACAATGGACAAATCGCTTTAAAGGATGCGGGCCTTTACGAAAAGTTTTTAGAACTGATCATGCAGGGAGGTCAGGCCACTCGAGTTCTTGGCAAAGACGGAAAAGTTTTAGTCGACGAACCCGATGATGGCACGGGCGGAAGGCCCGAAGTAAAACGCGGCGAGCTTCGTCGTATTTTGCTCGAATCCCTACCCGCTGGAACTGTGGTTTGGAATCACAAGATCACCTCTGTCACCTCGTTAGGAGAAGGCAAACACCAAGTAAACTTTGCTAATGGCAAAACTATCACAACTGATCTTTTGATCGGTGCCGATGGCGCTTGGTCCAAAGTTCGCCCTTTGCTCTGTAAGGAAAAACCATCATATTCCGGTACGACATTCATTGAGACTTATTTGCACGAAGCAGACAAGAATTATAGAACAAGCGCCAAAGCTGTGGGCGAAGGTTCTCTTTTTTCCACGGCGCCAGGTAAAGGTATTTTGGCTCATCGTGAACATGGCGGCACATTGCATACTTATATTGCTTTAAGTAAACCCTTAGAATGGTTTGCCACCATTGATTTCGATAAATCCGAACAAGCGCTTTCTCGCATCGCTGAAGAATTTAAAGGATGGGCACCAGAACTTACAGCCTTGATTACCTGTGGCGAAACGAAGCCTATTGCACGCCCTCTGCACACCCTACCCGTCGATGTGAAGTGGGAACGAATTCCTGGGGTTACTCTGCTGGGTGATGCGGCCCACCTGATGATTCCTTCGGGTGAGGGTGCGAACCTTGCGATGCTTGACGGCGCAGAACTTGGAAAAGCGATTGTCGCCCATCCGGGAAATATCGAGGCCGCCCTTGCTGCCTATGAGAAAGAACTTTTCCCGCGAAGTACAGCTGAGGCCCGAGAGTCTTTGCGCATGCATGAGATCTTATTCGGAGAAAATGCACCCGAGACTTTGGTTGATTTTTTCACAAGCGTGAAATCCTAA